The following proteins are co-located in the Microplitis demolitor isolate Queensland-Clemson2020A chromosome 3, iyMicDemo2.1a, whole genome shotgun sequence genome:
- the LOC103568549 gene encoding uncharacterized protein LOC103568549 encodes MSGDSGWNAVIHRPSELELQNWNWDENDGEPERELPSTVDMDAIKGGGSWDPATEKNESDSVDSEEDSDSDEESSGATDGTCSVSESGSDDESSGDECDDSSNSDCSSEHSEQTFSIRETNFDQGGLKLKITMKAQKKDNNVDNNVVVAAAVAADNNKSKCDNSKVNKKILTRKSKATCSLKTSECTTDDSDSSAGPTSTLNQSSLPVTLQSHQQQQNNQQQQSSQAPLQEINQEHLSAIIPDQEDTPFDGFEDSESGRLVSKAIERMSLSADSDSSENTNQNPVPVYSSTLLQQFVEKTALLSEPRKRRSKAGKKTADSEYTFTANVSPDSGIQSVNNSPLHLTTTPASPPAPSQSPVQSTSVPASAPPPPPKPAVNVDRVLYPPKRKPGRPAKMVSTQPRGPGRPRLKPDVVEKIAKIERNSSPVVSNNKRETSTSKRGKQSVKSNNKLSLPQENKEEFTRNQRLKNKKSIVNNGETSVSANSTATTTSSTSSNKNSTCSTDNKNNSHDDNKCLSNKSNVSNKKLTNKDKDTFKTCEQVCKKLRHDKSVESNKSTSPLRQKVSNDHGCNDDKTINNNSSGAVTKKSSKENRVAESCSSPSVNKKQTVSKKPTATASVSAVTPIVTVIPGPKRVLKENKSSKKVSETNGVGVQTVISVPVDLKPEDIEIKTDKCDKSVQSTTNNRFKSSNNNHNNNSSSNHHHHHHHHHHHKHKRRVVIPPKQPIRVDPTIVEELEKLIDDFSKSCSLGKNNNNSNFTELPQIFRVKKITKKRKGDASTNDEQKSLKRRLKKDKISGGGSGGSSGDSKSSNQNSNTPSNPNEQRLPLKKRHYHLSSPHSSQSSNASSTDTNINESNSMESHIEEAIEATIERYSGSPSSSLSSNLHNQKEKDIDSQTLKKRLRDANDSTIAGESASESSDIEDKPLNRLEQQLPRRKKKIVRDLRVTVTKLITSDSNSAVNTDKIDNKVSNEKVNNKNITDKSTSKVDKVVDKQLKTADKSNEQHQQPEKNESKKLTADKNDKVNSIVKDTDDKVNILDRKDNNKKELLNVTNSVNPVAALILTKKKIRRRKAINRTGFPTLKKKKKKKINVVVSSNDNNYDDNTDKDKLTLVPRVDITIADLEISKVEEKSVLSESDVNAVLPILDETKSQDSENNNNDGDDGDDDDDDDDDDCGIIDDEDDDDKIDSNDFKDFHELSCHSYSDDIVDSCHGPGLRVRRDLVECDGSKPCDKLCPVKYEKIQDSRIYDENATLEESLERYNQSQRIAELSEENLKKLDRTNSQSSVSPGCLNNNHKRRRGSTSPCNLTLRSIKRLKNNAAGYDTESDVLPSSDVASDEPEVGNGKQRSLLHLRKKQPRWKKRYLPAGLFSDYYKEDEPRKVTNADGSSKNKLTYDPAEHPHGLLPPPYHCGKFLRQRKIPFQLPYDLWWLHTHSRLPGRDLVPSWNYRKIRTNIYYDVKPTTLYEPQACECKTDSGCGDDCINRMVFSECSSQMCPCGDRCGNQKIQRHEWTPGLQRFMTENKGWGVRTKDSIKTGCFILEYVGEVVSEREFKSRMATRYANDTHHYCLHLDGGLVIDGHRMGGDGRFVNHSCEPNCEMQKWSVHGLPRMALFASRDIESGEELTYDYNFALFNPSEGQICRCGSSACRGVIGGKSQRVARPLATPALPPIENTERRSVGRPRKNVRKSNQILAMSKGLCKTRKVGDSSLINTPMMKPMSQQQRHFAQQHHCFLLRNLEKVKRMKTPVTQQINTQAKNKDSKVIPAVKEKTAGESKTQSDAAFFTQLTALTNNASRTVRTRRLAQAQDDPEVSKTAKLAKVLKDLYNVVATANDENGVLLCIPFVTLPPKRKLPDYYEKIQDPIDLTIIDQGISTGHYKTAEQFDNDIIKLFDNNVKFFGRTSEVGIAAARLRKIYLGSKTNFIEAITEATGSPPAQCFLPPRGSTAGEEDVIRCICGLHRDEGLMIQCERCLVWQHCDCVKADTSAESYLCERCQPRPVDYEIPLEGEEEEKDKKHYVTLMRGELQLRQGDTVYVLRDTPEKHTYKTIEKFDYEQMDIFRIERLWKNDQGERFVFGHHYLRPHETYHEPTRKFYENEVVCAPLYEAVPCDLVAERCWVLDPHTYCKGRPVGAAPEHTYVCEYRVDRAARLFTKVARARHQVCTKPYAFETFPQRIKHYRTYLPHSLESIQAIKAMREKKKSAAHTDSDHNHKTEADAKVNGKDNSKSLGKNRNKSCEDQTTTRLTVSPAQREEQRKRLNRILKNLLQRMPNKKDPLDLSFLLERNRRNRKRPSGCKQ; translated from the coding sequence ATGTCCGGTGATTCAGGATGGAACGCCGTAATTCATCGTCCGTCAGAGCTAGAGCTACAGAATTGGAATTGGGACGAAAACGATGGGGAACCCGAACGCGAATTACCCTCTACCGTGGACATGGACGCCATAAAAGGTGGTGGTAGTTGGGACCCAgcaactgaaaaaaatgaaagtgatTCTGTTGATTCGGAAGAAGATTCTGATTCGGATGAAGAAAGTTCTGGTGCTACTGATGGCACTTGTTCGGTTTCAGAATCTGGATCAGATGATGAGAGCAGTGGTGATGAATGTGATGACTCCAGCAATTCTGATTGTTCTTCCGAGCATAGCgaacaaacattttcaattCGTGAAACAAATTTTGATCAAGGTGgtctcaaattaaaaataactatgaaagcacaaaaaaaagataataatgttgataataatgttgttgttgctgctgctgttgctgctgataataataaatcaaaatgtgATAATagtaaagttaataaaaaaatattaacgcGTAAATCCAAAGCAACGTGTAGTTTAAAAACATCTGAATGTACTACCGATGATTCAGACTCGTCGGCGGGCCCGACATCGACATTGAATCAATCTTCACTTCCAGTTACGTTACAGTCACATCAGcaacaacaaaataatcagCAGCAACAATCATCACAAGCGCCTTTACAAGAAATAAATCAAGAACATTTGTCAGCAATTATTCCTGATCAAGAAGACACGCCATTTGATGGTTTCGAAGACTCAGAGAGTGGTCGATTAGTATCTAAAGCTATTGAACGTATGTCATTGAGTGCTGATTCAGATTCAAGTGAGAACACAAATCAAAATCCAGTGCCTGTTTATAGTTCAACATTACTACAACAGTTTGTTGAAAAGACAGCATTATTATCAGAACCGCGAAAAAGACGCAGCAAAGCTGGTAAAAAAACCGCCGATTCTGAGTATACATTTACAGCAAATGTATCACCAGATTCAGGTATTCAGTCTGTTAATAATAGTCCACTACATTTAACAACAACTCCAGCTAGTCCACCAGCACCTTCACAGTCACCAGTGCAATCGACATCAGTACCAGCGTCAGCACCACCCCCACCACCTAAACCAGCTGTCAATGTTGATCGTGTATTGTACCCACCTAAAAGAAAACCAGGTCGGCCTGCTAAAATGGTATCAACACAACCACGTGGTCCTGGTAGGCCACGTTTGAAGCCAGATGTAGTTGAAAAAATAGCTAAAATAGAACGAAACTCAAGTCCTGTTGTCAGTAACAATAAACGTGAAACGAGTACTAGTAAACGTGGCAAACAATCGGTTAaaagtaacaataaattgtcattgcctcaagaaaataaagaagaaTTTACGAGGAATCaaaggttaaaaaataaaaaaagtattgttaaTAATGGAGAAACGTCAGTGTCTGCTAATTCTACTGCTACTACTACTTCAAGTACtagtagtaataaaaattcaacttgttctactgataataaaaataattcacatGATGATAATAAGTGCCTGAGTAATAAATCTAAtgttagtaataaaaaattaacaaataaggATAAGGATACATTTAAAACATGCGAACaagtatgtaaaaaattacgaCATGATAAATCTGTTGAGTCAAATAAAAGTACGTCACCCctgagacaaaaagtaagcAATGATCATGGTTGTAATGATGataagacaattaataataatagtagcgGTGCTGTTactaaaaaaagttcaaaggAAAATAGGGTTGCTGAAAGTTGTTCTTCACCATCGGTAAATAAAAAGCAGACTGTGTCGAAGAAACCAACAGCCACAGCATCAGTATCAGCAGTAACTCCAATAGTGACAGTAATTCCAGGACCAAAACGTGttcttaaagaaaataaaagcaGTAAAAAAGTATCTGAAACAAACGGTGTCGGTGTACAAACAGTAATTTCTGTTCCTGTTGATTTAAAACCTGAggatattgaaataaagacaGACAAGTGTGATAAATCCGTACAATCAACGACAAATAATCGGTTTaaaagtagtaataataatcataataataatagtagtagtaatcatcaccaccatcaccatcatcatcatcatcataagcACAAGCGACGAGTTGTCATACCACCAAAACAGCCAATCCGTGTTGATCCGACAATTGTTGAAGAGTTGGAAAAACttattgatgatttttcaaaatcatgcAGTcttggtaaaaataataataattcaaattttactgAATTACCACAAATATttcgtgttaaaaaaataactaaaaaacgTAAAGGTGACGCAAGTACAAATGATGaacaaaaatcattaaagAGACGATTGAAAAAGGATAAAATTTCTGGTGGTGGTAGTGGTGGTAGCAGTGGTGATTCTAAGAGCAGtaatcaaaattcaaatacacCATCAAATCCAAATGAACAGAGATTACCATTGAAAAAACGccattatcatttatcaagTCCACACAGCTCACAGAGCTCTAATGCCAGTTCAACTGATACTAATATTAACGAATCGAATTCAATGGAAAGTCATATTGAAGAAGCTATTGAAGCGACTATTGAAAGGTACAGCGGTAgtccatcatcatcattatctagtaatttacataatcaaaaagaaaaagatattGATTCTCAAACACTTAAAAAACGTCTGCGTGATGCCAATGACAGCACAATTGCCGGTGAATCAGCCAGCGAGAGTTCAGACATTGAAGACAAACCTCTGAATCGTTTGGAGCAACAGCTACCACgacgtaagaaaaaaatagtacgtGATTTACGTGTCACTGttactaaattaataacatcAGACAGTAATTCAGCGGTAAATAccgataaaattgataataaagtaTCAAATGAAAaggttaataacaaaaacattACGGATAAAAGTACAAGCAAAGTAGATAAAGTCGTTGACAAACAACTGAAGACCGCTGATAAAAGTAATGAACAACATCAGCaaccggaaaaaaatgaatcaaaaaaattaacagctgataaaaatgataaagtaaATTCAATTGTTAAAGATACAGatgataaagtaaatattttagatcgtaaagataataataaaaaagaattattgaaTGTAACAAATTCAGTAAATCCAGTGGCTGCTTTAATTcttactaagaaaaaaatacgacGAAGAAAAGCTATAAATCGTACTGGTTTTCCGACActtaagaagaagaagaaaaagaaaataaatgtagtTGTTAGtagcaatgataataattacgatGATAACACTGATAAAGATAAATTGACACTGGTACCACGTGTTGACATCACAATAGCAGATTTAGAAATATCAAAAGTCGAAGAAAAATCTGTTCTATCTGAAAGTGATGTGAATGCAGTACTACCGATTTTAGACGAAACTAAAAGTCAAGATAgcgaaaataataacaatgatggtgatgatggtgatgatgatgatgacgatgatgatgatgactgtggtattattgatgatgaagatgatgatgataaaatagattcaaatgatttcaaagattttcaTGAACTGTCTTGTCACAGCTATTCCGATGATATCGTCGACAGTTGTCATGGACCAGGATTGAGAGTTCGTCGAGACTTGGTCGAGTGTGATGGTAGTAAACCATGTGATAAATTGTGCCCAGttaagtatgaaaaaattcaagactCAAGAATTTATGACGAAAATGCAACACTCGAGGAATCATTGGAACGTTACAATCAGAGTCAACGTATCGCTGAATTGAGTgaggaaaatttgaaaaaacttgatCGTACTAATTCACAGTCAAGTGTTTCACCGGGTTGTCTTAACAATAATCATAAACGTAGAAGAGGCTCAACTAGTCCGTGTAATTTAACACTAAGAAGCATTAAGAGGCTTAAAAATAATGCTGCTGGTTATGATACAGAGAGTGACGTACTGCCGAGCAGTGATGTTGCGAGTGATGAGCCAGAAGTTGGCAACGGTAAGCAACGAAGTTTATTacatttacgtaaaaaacaaCCGAGATGGAAGAAAAGATATCTACCAGCCGGACTATTCTCAGATTATTACAAAGAAGATGAACCACGTAAAGTTACAAACGCTGATGGCTCTAGTAAAAATAAGCTTACATATGACCCAGCAGAGCATCCACACGGTTTATTACCACCACCATATCACTGTGGTAAATTTTTACGTCAACGTAAAATACCCTTTCAATTGCCTTATGATCTTTGGTGGCTTCACACACATTCGCGTTTACCTGGACGTGACTTGGTACCCTCGTGGAATTACAGAAAAATTCGTACGAATATTTACTATGATGTCAAACCAACGACATTGTATGAACCACAGGCATGCGAATGTAAAACAGACAGTGGTTGTGGTGATGATTGTATCAATAGAATGGTATTCAGTGAATGTTCATCCCAAATGTGCCCTTGCGGTGATCGTTGCGGTAACCAAAAAATTCAGCGACACGAGTGGACTCCAGGATTGCAAAGATTTATGACTGAAAATAAAGGCTGGGGTGTCAGAACAAAAGATTCTATTAAAACAGGTTGTTTTATATTGGAGTATGTCGGCGAAGTTGTTTCTGAAAGAGAATTTAAATCACGCATGGCTACAAGATATGCCAACGACACGCATCATTATTGTCTTCACCTAGACGGCGGGCTGGTAATTGACGGTCACCGAATGGGTGGTGACGGTCGTTTTGTCAACCATTCATGCGAGCCTAATTGCGAAATGCAAAAATGGAGTGTCCATGGTCTACCACGCATGGCATTATTTGCATCACGCGACATTGAATCTGGTGAAGAGTTGACTTATGATTACAATTTCGCTCTGTTTAATCCATCTGAGGGACAAATATGTAGATGCGGTAGCAGTGCGTGCCGTGGTGTAATTGGAGGGAAAAGCCAACGTGTTGCAAGACCACTTGCAACTCCAGCATTGCCACCGATCGAAAACACCGAACGCAGATCTGTCGGTCGTCCTCGTAAAAATGTCCGTAAATCAAATCAAATATTAGCAATGTCCAAGGGTTTATGTAAAACGCGAAAAGTTGGTGATTCAAGTTTGATAAATACGCCAATGATGAAGCCAATGTCACAGCAACAACGACATTTTGCCCAGCAGCATCACTGCTTTTTACTGAGAAACTTGGAAAAAGTTAAACGAATGAAAACTCCGGTTACTCAGCAAATAAATACTCAAGCTAAAAATAAAGACAGTAAAGTTATTCCTGctgttaaagaaaaaacagCTGGTGAATCTAAAACGCAATCAGATGCTGCTTTCTTTACCCAGTTAACAGCATTGACAAATAATGCATCTCGTACTGTAAGAACTCGTCGTTTAGCTCAAGCTCAAGATGATCCAGAAGTTAGTAAAACAGCTAAATTAGCTAAAGTATTAAAAGATTTGTACAATGTTGTAGCTACGGCAAATGATGAAAATGGTGTATTACTTTGTATTCCATTTGTTACGTTACCTCCTAAAAGAAAACTTCCAGATtactatgaaaaaattcaagatcCCATTGACTTGACTATCATTGACCAGGGTATCAGTACCGGTCATTATAAAACAGCCGAACAATTTGATaatgatataattaaattgtttgataacaatgttaaattttttggtagaACATCTGAAGTTGGTATTGCAGCGGCGCGTTtacgtaaaatatatttgggAAGTAAAACAAACTTTATTGAAGCGATAACAGAAGCAACAGGGTCACCACCTGCGCAATGTTTCCTACCGCCTCGAGGCTCGACAGCTGGTGAAGAAGACGTTATCAGATGTATTTGTGGTTTACACAGAGATGAGGGTTTAATGATACAATGCGAGCGTTGTTTAGTATGGCAACACTGCGACTGCGTTAAAGCTGATACTAGTGCTGAGTCTTATCTATGCGAACGCTGTCAACCACGACCTGTTGATTATGAAATACCACTTGAAggtgaagaagaagaaaaagataaaaaacattacgttACGTTGATGAGGGGTGAGCTACAATTAAGACAGGGCGATACTGTCTATGTACTTCGGGATACTCCTGAAAAACACACGTATAAAACAATTGAAAAGTTTGATTATGAACAAATGGACATATTTAGAATTGAAAGATTGTGGAAAAATGATCAAGGAGAAAGATTTGTTTTTGGTCATCATTATTTACGTCCGCATGAAACTTATCATGAACCGACGAGaaagttttatgaaaatgaaGTCGTTTGTGCGCCGCTTTATGAAGCTGTACCGTGTGATTTAGTTGCGGAAAGATGTTGGGTACTTGATCCTCACACTTATTGTAAAGGACGACCTGTTGGTGCTGCTCCGGAACACACTTATGTTTGTGAATATAGAGTTGACAGGGCTGCGAGATTGTTCACTAAAGTTGCAAGAGCTCGTCATCAAGTTTGTACTAAACCATATGCTTTTGAAACATTTCCACAACGTATCAAACACTACCGTACttatttg
- the LOC103568548 gene encoding polynucleotide 5'-hydroxyl-kinase NOL9 — protein MNKNKSAISDDDILSDESMNGCRIVDDSSSNDVQVLDAGESSNDCLPTNFINKLQDSCNIIPKKAKKKIGNPVTIKSNLSKPTPNVLRHPSNAGYKIPRKKTKIPHEFEFDESSLRVTIGPSIIPESLIKKRQAKMNKHNRESSSESQIEGDTSTDSDDLNNTIDTNASALDDSMLNLDDSVSSDDTTALHFYCLRNKVICALNSSKKFSFHGKLKIKVLYGAVDIYGYTLNKLNTITPVEIYSPRSSNLLRIESTFCPESSGYDDLSDVWDALKEDNIDCNSEAFTTFVDNIEAGWSVFTLQNFDNNMTEFLERYFSHRLFPVFENNTNNCWTQRRRAEIILQSYIYPTKARKRVLCFNNTKDTVEAVVNDFKSRRSSRVILAGAKNLGKSTTMRYLVNKLLNETEQVLVLDFDPGQSEFTPAGCVTMNIVRKPLLGPNFTHLQTPYHQIYIGGIDVTRCLTNYIDGVKKIIECSNNYLDKHKNLIPVVVNTMGFCKNIGWDIMCYIIKSIKPTDVIQINSKKTKCNYDNLLKHQVVINERSIGLNWTSLDDPLLNEYKHYLVNSDAELRGKKGETWNIEPHQLREIVMLAYLSDITKAKNNTKSYVTSTSVPTTINEITPYQVPFSAVKVSLGFPVVSHVLSVINGNIVALCGFDFDDEQCDTEEVSYPIVLVRAPLATCYGFGIVRGIDMEQKKIYINTPVSIDVLQYVNCLIGSIQVPAGLRQLNKSGLPYTSGECNLPTSRDPRRGCFRMKNLKDTSRLSTDD, from the exons atgaacaaaaacaAATCTGCAATCAGTGATGATGATATTTTAAGTGATGAATCAATGAATGGATGTAGAATTGTTGATGATTCGAGTTCTAATGATGTCCAAGTACTCGATGCTGGTGAATCTTCAAATGATTGTCTGCCAactaatttcataaataaactacag gACTCGTGTAACATTATTCCGAAAaaagcaaagaaaaaaattggaaatccAGTTactattaaatcaaatttatcaaaaccAACCCCAAATGTTTTACGTCATCCATCTAATGCAGGATACAAAATTCCTcgtaaaaaaactaaaattcctCATGAGTTTGAATTTGATGAATCAAGTCTTCGTGTAACAATAGGACCATCAATAATACCTgagtcattaattaaaaaacgacaggctaaaatgaataaacatAATCGCGAATCATCAAGTGAATCACAAATCGAAGGAGACACATCAACAGATTctgatgatttaaataatacaatagaCACAAACGCATCAGCACTAGATGATTCAATGCTGAACTTAGATGATTCTGTATCATCCGATGACACAACAGCATTACATTTTTACTGCCTtagaaataaagttatttgtGCATTGAacagttcaaaaaaattttcattccacggtaaattaaaaataaaagtactgtACGGTGCTGTTGATATTTACGgatatacattaaataaattaaataccatTACACCAGTAGAAATTTATTCACCACGCAGCTCAAATTTATTACGTATCGAAAGTACATTTTGTCCTGAATCTAGTGGCTATGATGATTTATCAGATGTTTGGGATGCGTTGAAAGAAGATAATATTGATTGTAATTCCGAAGCATTTACAacatttgttgataatattgaaGCCGGTTGGTCTGTCTTCAcacttcaaaattttgataataatatgaCCGAATTTCTCGAAAGATATTTTTCACATCGTCTATTTCCggtatttgaaaataatactaataattgtTGGACACAACGTCGACGAGctgaaattattttgcaaAGTTACATTTATCCTACAAAAGCACGTAAGCGAGTACTTTGTTTCAATAACACTAAAGACACTGTTGAAGCTGTtgttaatgattttaaatctaGACGTTCATCACGAGTAATATTAGCTGGTGCTAAAAATCTTGGTAAATCAACGACAATGCGTTaccttgttaataaattattaaatgaaactGAGCAAGTTTTAGTATTAGACTTTGATCCAGGACAAAGTGAATTTACTCCAGCGGGATGTGTTACTATGAATATTGTTCGTAAGCCACTTCTAGGTCCTAATTTTACTCATTTACAAACACcttatcatcaaatttatatcGGCGGAATAGACGTAACTCGTTGCTTGACAAATTACATTGacggagttaaaaaaataattgaatgttcaaataattatttagataaacataaaaatttaataccggTTGTTGTAAATACTAtgggtttttgtaaaaatattggtTGGGATATCatgtgttatattattaagagcatTAAACCAACAGatgtaattcaaataaattctaaGAAGACTAAatgtaattatgataatttattgaaacatCAAGTTGTCATTAACGAG AGAAGTATAGGATTAAATTGGACAAGTTTGGATGATcctttattaaatgaatacaaACATTATCTTGTAAATTCTGACGCTGAGCTTCGAGGTAAAAAAGGCGAAACTTGGAACATAGAACCTCATCAGTTGAGAGAAATTGTAATGCTTGCTTATTTAAGTGATATTACAAAAGCTAAAAATAACACTAAGTCATATGTAACCTCGACAAGTGTACCAACAACTATCAATGAGATAACGCCGTATCAAGTTCCATTTTCGGCTGTTAAAGTATCACTTGGATTTCCGGTTGTTTCTCACGTACTGTCTGTTATCAACGGTAACATTGTTGCTTTATGTGGTTTTGATTTCGATGATGAGCAATGCGATACTGAGGAGGTATCTTATCCAATAGTTTTAGTACGAGCACCTCTGGCTACGTGTTATGGTTTtg gAATAGTACGAGGTATAGAtatggagcaaaaaaaaatatatataaatactccAGTGTCAATTGATGTATTACAATATGTTAATTGTTTAATCGGAAGCATCCAAGTTCCTGCTGGTTTGCGTCAACTAAATAAATCGGGTTTGCCGTACACGAGTGGTGAGTGTAATTTACCAACAAGTCGTGATCCAAGAAGAGGATGCTTTCGTATGAAAAACCTCAAAGATACGTCACGCTTATCTACggatgattaa